The Silurus meridionalis isolate SWU-2019-XX chromosome 18, ASM1480568v1, whole genome shotgun sequence genome includes the window TGTTTATAGACTTATGCTTCTGGAAACTGAAGATCTGTAATCACCTCAGAAATGAGCACAGAGGCTACATATGAAGGAGAATGAGGTTGGAAAGCACAACAAAATAGGATGATGGACTTATGTAGTGCTGCAACTAACAATAAAcgatttctataaagctgctttgagacaatgtctgttgtgaaaagcgctatagaaataaacttgacttgattataCTGATTATGAATTAATTGGATGATTATTTCTGCAAAGTGAGACAGAATGATAGACAGAAGGAGAGACACAAaggcagatagagagagaatgaaagagggGACACATGAAGACAAGAGAGACAGTGTTAGATAGAAGGAGAGACAATGCTATTAGGAGATATTAGACAGAAGGAGAAACTTGAACATGAAGAAACTCACATTTCAAAGGAAGTAGAGACAACGATAGATAAACAACAGGAAAATTAATAACAGAAAGTAAAAGATACAATGAGAGACAGAAGatacaaagaaaataatcaattataaatatgagattaaaaaaaaatctaatatagtAATTAACATTAAtggtttttaaattaaaagtttatatattaagCCAAAATAGTGACATTTGTGTGAGCtgttatattattttgtaacattttattttttaattattataaaattactgatatttatttataaaaattgtagattgTTTTTGTGCAGCTGGATTGTTTTCTAGTAAAAACAGTAGAAACAATTTGGCAACGTGCGGGAATTTTATCTCAAACACTACAATTTATTCTGGATCACACAATTTCAAAGCAAATATAGAACCAAATGATAAGTAGTGAAGTCTAAATCCAGCATATAGAGGCTGAGTGAATGTTGTTTGGACTCTGTGGAGGAGCTTCATGGTATCAGAGACGCTGTAGAAGGATagagttcctgcactgtgatccACATACACTCCTATTCTGGATGGTGATGGAACTCTGAGATCAGTCTTAATGTTGTtgtgaaagaaacagagagaagaagaagaacaccacagactccaggactgattgTTGAGTCCAAACCTACACTCATCACCCCGTCCTTTCCTTCTGATGTCCTTATATGAGACTGAAATATCCACACCCTCATTGCTCCATTCCACCTCCCAGTAACagcgtccacacacactctcctcacacaACACCTGAAGCCAGGAGTGAAATCTCTCTGGATGATCAGAGTTCTGCTGCTCATTCAGACTGAATCTCACTGCTCTGTTCTTCTCAGACAGAATGAGGTTACGATGTGCCGTGTTGGGATCCAGAGTCAGATAAcagaaatctaaaataaaagagaaaaacaaactgaacaATGTGAACAAAAAGAGAGGAACGAATGATCTCAGAGTAAAGACACACTTGTGATGTCAGACAGGGACATTTATTGTTCCCTTAATGAGAGGTGTTTTAGAGACTGTGTGAGGAACAGCTGGTTCTGTAGAtcagacagtgtgtgttacctggaggaaatggatgtgatcgtgtgtgtgtaaaatctgcTCCAGCTCAGTGACTCTCCTCTGAAGATCAGCGATCTCCTGCTCCAGTTGCTCCAGGAGTCGTTCAGCTCGACTTAGTTCAGCCTCCTCCTGAGCTCTGATCATCTCCTTCACCTCTGAGCGCTTTTTCTCCATGGAGCTGA containing:
- the LOC124401693 gene encoding tripartite motif-containing protein 16-like, whose translation is MSLSDITNFCYLTLDPNTAHRNLILSEKNRAVRFSLNEQQNSDHPERFHSWLQVLCEESVCGRCYWEVEWSNEGVDISVSYKDIRRKGRGDECRFGLNNQSWSLWCSSSSLCFFHNNIKTDLRVPSPSRIGVYVDHSAGTLSFYSVSDTMKLLHRVQTTFTQPLYAGFRLHYLSFGSIFALKLCDPE